Proteins encoded in a region of the Zea mays cultivar B73 chromosome 4, Zm-B73-REFERENCE-NAM-5.0, whole genome shotgun sequence genome:
- the LOC103654929 gene encoding glutamate--tRNA ligase, chloroplastic/mitochondrial: MAASALLTGSPWLRMRLLPDAPARPFRRLHLCRALSARASAATGGAEGNSGPVRVRFAPSPTGNLHVGGARTALFNYLFARSKGGRFVLRVEDTDLERSTRKSEEAVLADLAWLGLEWDEGPDVGGEFGPYRQSERNSLYKKYAEKLLDSGAVYRCFCSNEELEQMKEVAKQRQLPPVYMGKWASASDAEVHQELEKGTPYTYRFHVPKEGSLKINDLIRGEVSWNLDTLGDFVIMRSNGQPVYNFCVTVDDATMQISHVIRAEEHLPNTLRQALIYKALGFAMPSFAHVSLILAPDRSKLSKRHGATSVGQYKEMGYLPQAMVNYLALLGWGDGTENEFFTIDDLVHKFTINRVNKSGAVFDATKLKWMNGQHLRSFPHDELIKAFEDRWKDTGILQESESSFAKEAAELLKDGIDLITDADAALTNLLSYPLHTTLSSEEAKPVVQDKISEVASSLISAYDSGELTQALAEGRDGWQKWVKGFGKSIKRKGKGLFMPLRVLLTGKLHGPDIGGAIALIHKAGVCGAVTPQSNFVTLDERFRVLKEIDWDSLAKEQETPAESAVPAT, encoded by the exons atggcGGCGAGCGCGCTGCTGACGGGGTCGCCGTGGCTACGCATGCGCCTCCTCCCGGACGCGCCCGCGCGCCCCTTCCGCCGCCTCCATCTCTGCCGGGCGCTCTCCGCccgcgcctccgccgccaccggcgGCGCCGAGGGCAACTCCGGCCCCGTCCGCGTCCGCTTCGCGCCGTCGCCCACCGGCAACCTCCACGTCGGCGGCGCCCGCACCGCGCTCTTCAACTACCTCTTCGCGCGCTCCAAGGGGGGACGCTTCGTGCTCCGCGTCGAGGACACCGACCTCGAGCGCTCTACCAGGAAGTCCGAGGAGGCCGTCCTCGCCGACCTCGCTTGGCTCGGCCTCGAATGGGACGAAG GTCCTGACGTCGGTGGGGAGTTTGGTCCTTATCGCCAGTCAGAACGGAATTCACTATACAAGAAGTATGCCGAGAAGCTTTTGGACTCTGGTGCGGTTTaccgttgcttttgctccaatgaG GAACTTGAGCAAATGAAGGAAGTAGCAAAGCAGAGACAGCTTCCTCCTGTGTATATGGGGAAGTGGGCAAGTGCTTCTGATGCAGAGGTACATCAGGAGTTAGAGAAAGGTACGCCGTACACTTACCGCTTCCACGTGCCAAAGGAAGGGTCATTGAAAATTAATGACTTAATTCGTGGTGAG GTCAGCTGGAATTTAGACACTCTTGGTGATTTCGTGATTATGAGAAGCAATGGACAGCCTGTGTATAACTTCTGTGTGACAGTTGATGACGCTACCATGCAAATATCTCATGTTATCAG AGCTGAAGAGCATTTACCAAATACATTGCGGCAAGCTTTAATTTATAAA GCTCTTGGATTTGCAATGCCTTCATTTGCTCATGTTTCGCTTATTCTGGCTCCTGACAGAAGTAAACTGTCTAAACGGCATGGAGCTACTTCTGTGGGGCAG TATAAAGAGATGGGCTATCTACCTCAGGCAATGGTCAATTATTTAGCACTACTGGGCTGGGGTGATGGTACTGAAAATGAGTTCTTCACTATAGATGACCTAG TCCATAAATTCACTATAAATCGTGTCAATAAAAGTGGAGCGGTCTTTGATGCAACAAAATTGAA ATGGATGAATGGACAACATTTAAGATCATTTCCCCATGATGAACTCATCAAGGCTTTTGAAGATCGGTGGAAGGACACAGGCATTCTCCAGGAATCTGAAAGTAGTTTTGCTAAG GAAGCTGCCGAGCTTTTGAAGGATGGTATTGATTTGATAACAGATGCTGATGCAGCTCTTACAAATTTGTTGTCATATCCCCTTCATACTACTTTAAGCAG TGAGGAAGCTAAACCTGTGGTGCAAGACAAGATTTCTGAGGTTGCTTCGAGTCTTATTTCTGCGTATGATAGCGGTGAACTCACTCAAGCACTAGCTGAGGGCCGTGATGGTTGGCAGAAGTGGGTTAAAGGTTTTGGCAAGTCTATCAAAAGAAAG GGCAAAGGGCTCTTCATGCCGCTCCGCGTACTGTTGACCGGGAAGCTTCATGGACCTGACATAGGTGGCGCTATTGCCCTAATACACAAAGCCGGCGTCTGTGGTGCGGTGACTCCGCAGTCCAACTTTGTTACTCTAGATGAGCGGTTCAGGGTCCTGAAGGAGATTGACTGGGACTCGTTGGCGAAGGAGCAAGAAACTCCTGCTGAATCTGCCGTTCCCGCCACTTAA
- the LOC103654927 gene encoding ubiquitin-conjugating enzyme E2 28-like: protein MALRRIIKELKDLQRDPPTSCSAGPVSDDMFHWQATIMGPSDSPYSGGVFLVAIHFPPDYPFKPPKVAFKTKVFHPNINSNGSICLDILKEQWSPALTVSKVLLSVCSLLTDPNPDDPLVPEIAHMCKTDRLRYESTARGWTHKYAMG, encoded by the exons ATGGCGCTGAGGAGGATCATCAAGGAGCTCAAGGACCTGCAGAGGGATCCACCCACGTCCTGCAGCGCAG GGCCTGTGTCCGACGACATGTTCCACTGGCAAGCGACGATCATGGGGCCCAGCGACAGCCCCTACTCGGGGGGCGTGTTCCTGGTCGCCATCCACTTCCCTCCGGACTACCCGTTCAAGCCTCCCAAG gtGGCGTTCAAGACGAAGGTGTTCCACCCCAACATCAACAGCAACGGCAGCATCTGCCTGGACATCCTCAAGGAGCAGTGGAGCCCCGCGCTGACGGTCTCCAAGGTGCTGCTCTCCGTCTGCTCCCTGCTCACCGACCCCAACCCGGACGACCCGCTCGTCCCGGAGATCGCCCACATGTGCAAGACCGACCGCCTCAGGTACGAGTCCACCGCCAGGGGATGGACGCACAAGTACGCCATGGGATAA
- the LOC542618 gene encoding Rho-related protein from plants 2 — translation MSASRFIKCVTVGDGAVGKTCMLISYTSNTFPTDYVPTVFDNFSANVVVDGNTVNLGLWDTAGQEDYNRLRPLSYRGADVFLLAFSLISKASYENVSKKWIPELKHYAPGVPIILVGTKLDLRDDKQFFVDHPGAVPITTAQGEELRKQIGAPYYIECSSKTQLNVKGVFDAAIKVVLQPPKAKKKKKVQRGACSIL, via the exons ATGAGCGCGTCCAGGTTCATAAAGTGCGTCACGGTCGGGGACGGCGCCGTCGGCAAGACCTGCATGCTCATCTCCTACACCTCCAACACCTTCCCCACC GACTATGTTCCGACAGTGTTTGATAACTTCAGTGCCAACGTTGTGGTTGATGGTAATACTGTCAACCTCGGCCTCTGGGACACTGCAG GTCAAGAGGATTACAACAGACTGAGACCACTGAGCTATCGTGGAGCTGATGTTTTTCTTCTGGCTTTCTCACTGATCAGTAAGGCCAGCTATGAGAATGTTTCGAAGAAG TGGATACCTGAACTGAAGCATTATGCACCTGGTGTGCCAATTATTCTCGTAGGGACAAAGCTTG ATCTTCGAGACGACAAGCAGTTCTTTGTGGACCATCCTGGTGCTGTCCCTATCACTACTGCTCAG GGAGAGGAGCTAAGAAAGCAAATAGGCGCTCCATACTACATCGAATGCAGCTCGAAGACCCAACTA AACGTGAAGGGCGTCTTCGATGCGGCGATAAAGGTTGTGCTGCAGCCGCCTAAggcgaagaagaagaaaaaggtgcAGAGGGGGGCGTGCTCCATTTTGTGA
- the LOC542656 gene encoding bifunctional protein FolD 4, chloroplastic, producing the protein MASSILSDCSSARLLPLRRSLLPPRAPRLRSCPALATPRRLLVAARPQLLPRPRHMDSVPAATASSADSATVSADAPAKLIDGKLVAKQVREEIAVQVTRMKDVIGIVPGLAVILVGSRKDSQTYVRNKKKACEAVGIKSYEVNLPEDSSEEEVIKHIASFNSDPSVHGILVQLPLPRHMNDENILNAVSIEKDVDGFHPLNIGRLAMQGRDPFFVPCTPKGCMELLHRHGVEIKGKRAVVIGRSNIVGTPAALLLQKANATVSIVHSQTKNPEQITRQADIVIAAVGVANLVRGDWIKPGATIIDVGINPVDDPESPRGYRLVGDVCYEEASKVAGAITPVPGGVGPMTIAMLLSNTLESARRIHGFK; encoded by the exons ATGGCGTCCTCCATACTCTCCGACTGCTCCTCGGCCCGCCTCCTCCCTCTCCGCCGCTCGCTCCTCCCGCCGCGGGCGCCCCGCCTCCGCTCCTGCCCCGCTCTAGCTACCCCCAGGCGCCTACTCGTCGCCGCCAGGCCCCAGCTGCTTCCGCGCCCGCGCCACATGGACTCGGTCCCCGCAGCCACCGCCTCTTCCGCCGACTCAG CAACCGTCTCAGCCGATGCGCCTGCCAAACTGATTGACGGGAAGCTCGTGGCGAAGCAAGTGAGAGAAGAAATAGCTGTCCAAGTCACCAGGATGAAGGATGTGATCGGCATTGTGCCCGGCCTGGCTGTCATCCTTGTTGGGTCGAGGAAGGATTCTCAGACTTACGTGCGGAACAAGAAGAAGGCGTGCGAAGCGGTCGGTATAAAGTCGTACGAGGTCAACTTGCCTGAGGACAGCTCTGAGGAGGAGGTTATCAAGCACATAGCGAGTTTCAACAGTGACCCGTCCGTGCATGGCATCTTGGTTCAGTTGCCCTTACCAAGG CATATGAATGATGAGAACATTCTGAATGCGGTCAGTATTGAAAAGGATGTTGATGGCTTTCATCCGCTGAACATCGGACGGCTTGCAATGCAAGGCCGAGATCCGTTCTTTGTACCTTGCACCCCGAAAGGATGCATGGAGTTGCTACACCGACACGGAGTTGAAATTAAAGGGAAGAGAGCTGTTGTGATCGGACGAAGCAATATTGTTGGAACGCCTGCTGCATTGTTGTTGCAA AAAGCAAATGCAACTGTCAGCATTGTTCATTCACAAACCAAGAACCCTGAGCAAATAACGAGACAGGCAGATATAGTCATCGCAGCTGTTGGAGTCGCCAACTTGGTCAGAGGGGATTGGATAAAGCCTGGAGCTACTATTATTGATGTTGGCATCAATCCAGTTGAT GACCCAGAGAGCCCCCGCGGGTACAGGCTCGTCGGGGACGTCTGCTACGAGGAAGCCTCCAAGGTCGCCGGAGCCATCACGCCGGTCCCAGGCGGCGTCGGGCCGATGACGATCGCGATGCTTCTGTCGAACACGCTCGAGTCGGCTAGACGGATCCACGGATTCAAGTAG
- the LOC103654931 gene encoding betaine aldehyde dehydrogenase 2: protein MGHKELVDICKEVGLPSGVLNIVTGLGPDAGAPLSAHPDVDKVAFTGSFETGKKIMASAAPMVKPVTLELGGKSPIVVFDDVDIDKAVEWTLFGCFWTNGQICRT, encoded by the exons ATGGGACACAAAGAGCTTGTTGATATCTGTAAAGAAGTCGGTCTCCCTTCTGGTGTCTTGAACATTGTGACAGGATTAGGTCCTGATGCTGGCGCTCCTTTGTCAGCACACCCAGATGTTGACAAG GTCGCTTTTACTGGGAGTTTTGAAACTGGCAAGAAAATTATGGCATCGGCAGCTCCTATGGTCAAG CCTGTTACACTGGAACTTGGTGGAAAAAGTCCTATAGTAGTATTTGATGATGTTGACATTGACAAAG CTGTCGAGTGGACTCTGTTTGGGTGCTTTTGGACCAATGGTCAGATTTGTAGAACATAA